One region of Halohasta litchfieldiae genomic DNA includes:
- a CDS encoding N-acetylneuraminate synthase family protein — translation MEIGSTKIGSGSVYFIAEAGSNHNGNLEVAKRLASVAAEAGADAVKFQTFVPEELISAQSDDIDALRELILEEEEMRLLQEHTENLGISFLSTPFDEESVTTLDNLDVDAFKIGSGDLVNHPLLEHAASFSRPLIVSTGMANKGEIRAAENHIKSINPDLNVAFLHCISAYPTEIVDLNLRMMSDIDELVDGPVGFSDHSRAVETPGLAVASGASIVEKHFTLSRHLPVPDAEVSLEPDELAQAVDIARNAANALGSSKKHPIEAERPNKNEFRKSVHTTTDIPRNTMINEDDLKLIRPADGLKPTELDAVIGTKTRSNLSAGDPITWADLYIKE, via the coding sequence ATGGAAATCGGATCAACTAAAATAGGCTCCGGGTCCGTGTATTTTATCGCCGAAGCAGGGAGTAATCATAATGGTAATCTTGAAGTCGCAAAGCGCTTGGCGTCGGTCGCTGCTGAGGCCGGTGCAGATGCAGTCAAATTTCAGACTTTTGTCCCGGAGGAACTCATTTCAGCGCAGAGTGACGATATTGATGCTCTCCGAGAGTTGATTCTTGAAGAGGAAGAGATGCGGTTGCTCCAAGAACACACAGAAAACCTTGGTATTTCATTTTTATCGACCCCATTTGATGAGGAAAGTGTAACGACTCTTGACAATCTTGATGTTGATGCGTTCAAAATCGGTTCCGGAGATCTTGTTAACCACCCGTTGCTTGAACACGCAGCTAGTTTCAGCAGACCACTAATCGTGAGCACGGGTATGGCTAACAAAGGTGAAATCAGGGCAGCAGAAAATCATATCAAATCAATTAACCCAGATCTAAACGTTGCTTTTCTTCATTGTATTTCGGCATATCCAACAGAGATAGTTGATCTCAATCTTAGGATGATGTCTGACATTGATGAGTTAGTTGATGGCCCCGTTGGATTCTCAGACCATTCCAGAGCAGTTGAGACGCCAGGCCTTGCGGTGGCATCAGGTGCGTCTATTGTCGAAAAACATTTCACATTAAGTAGACATTTGCCGGTTCCTGATGCCGAAGTTTCTCTTGAACCAGATGAACTGGCTCAGGCAGTGGACATTGCTCGCAATGCCGCTAACGCTTTAGGGTCCAGTAAAAAACACCCGATTGAGGCAGAACGGCCAAACAAAAATGAGTTCCGTAAATCTGTACACACCACGACAGACATCCCCAGGAATACGATGATCAACGAAGATGATCTCAAGCTTATCAGACCAGCAGATGGATTGAAACCTACAGAATTGGACGCAGTGATAGGAACTAAAACACGGTCTAACCTTTCTGCCGGTGACCCGATTACGTGGGCAGATCTGTATATCAAGGAGTGA
- a CDS encoding class I SAM-dependent methyltransferase, producing the protein MTRKTDAPKNIEHIIEERGYQPRTERHRIVVDYIRKFDDIESVLDIGSGLGEFLETVDEELENVTMYSLDMDLDLLAETERHVNVHSVRADAQHLPFEPNSFDLVTALGVIEHVENPSHFVDEVHRVSQKNAVFMTPNIGRPNRLVAAMLGKEINEFDGHKQGWDYHLLTKFLESNGWKVSDVDVRYVDFPLYDYFPRIGRWLSYNVLPRFFKRAGSELFAFCEKK; encoded by the coding sequence ATGACACGTAAAACAGACGCTCCGAAGAATATAGAACACATCATAGAAGAACGCGGATACCAACCCCGGACTGAACGTCATCGTATCGTCGTTGACTATATCCGAAAGTTCGATGATATCGAGTCTGTGCTTGATATCGGTTCTGGGCTCGGGGAGTTTCTCGAGACTGTCGACGAGGAACTAGAGAACGTAACAATGTATAGCTTAGATATGGATTTAGATCTGCTTGCTGAAACAGAACGTCACGTCAACGTTCACTCGGTCAGAGCGGATGCCCAACATCTTCCGTTCGAACCGAATTCGTTTGACCTCGTAACTGCCCTTGGCGTGATTGAACATGTGGAGAACCCATCACACTTCGTTGATGAAGTTCATCGTGTTTCACAGAAAAATGCTGTATTTATGACGCCAAATATTGGTCGACCGAACAGACTCGTTGCCGCGATGTTGGGAAAGGAAATAAATGAGTTCGACGGCCACAAACAAGGGTGGGATTATCACCTTCTCACGAAGTTCCTCGAATCGAATGGATGGAAAGTCTCCGATGTCGACGTCCGGTATGTAGACTTCCCGCTATATGATTACTTTCCACGGATCGGGAGGTGGTTAAGCTACAACGTGCTACCACGCTTTTTCAAACGTGCCGGATCAGAACTTTTTGCATTCTGTGAAAAGAAGTAG
- the neuC gene encoding UDP-N-acetylglucosamine 2-epimerase has protein sequence MNKNLTVVTGTRAEPVASTIHAVESQDDLTLSLIATGMHLSPQHGMTVKELQADGFTVDKEIHMLLDGDSSKAMAKSLGIGTASMAEALDSLDTDITVVIGDRDEGLAAALASAHMNIPVAHIHGGDVMSGSTIDDSIRHAITKFSHIHYPATDQYATNIEKLGEEPWRIFVVGSPGLDAIHTNDYTPPEEILEAHDLNLSKSLALVVQHPLTAEPENAPEQMRTTLSALESFDGNIIVIYPNADAGGKAMIETIESWAATMDGSDRTRTFKSLPRKDYLGLMDAADVMIGNSSSGVVEAPSFNLPVVDVGPRQTGRIRATNTIAVDYDTTEIENAIYTCLTDEQFRREVVECSNPYYYGGAGKKIVSHLSETTINDKLLKKQMTY, from the coding sequence ATGAACAAAAATCTTACTGTGGTAACTGGAACTCGAGCTGAACCGGTCGCCTCTACAATCCACGCAGTTGAGTCACAAGATGATCTAACACTATCTCTCATTGCTACTGGTATGCACCTATCGCCGCAACATGGTATGACAGTCAAGGAACTGCAGGCAGATGGTTTCACTGTCGACAAAGAGATCCACATGCTCCTTGATGGTGATTCGAGTAAAGCTATGGCGAAGTCGCTCGGGATTGGAACGGCGAGTATGGCCGAAGCATTAGACAGTCTCGACACCGATATCACTGTGGTGATCGGAGACCGGGATGAAGGACTCGCTGCCGCCCTTGCCAGCGCTCACATGAACATTCCCGTTGCCCACATTCACGGAGGAGATGTGATGAGCGGGTCAACCATTGATGACAGTATCAGACATGCGATAACGAAGTTTTCACATATTCATTACCCGGCTACCGACCAGTACGCTACAAACATCGAGAAACTCGGGGAGGAACCTTGGAGAATCTTCGTCGTCGGGTCTCCAGGTTTGGACGCAATTCACACAAACGATTATACGCCTCCTGAGGAAATACTTGAGGCGCATGATCTCAATCTGTCAAAGTCACTTGCACTGGTAGTACAGCATCCCTTGACAGCGGAACCGGAAAACGCACCAGAGCAGATGCGTACGACGCTATCGGCGCTGGAATCTTTCGATGGGAACATCATTGTGATTTATCCAAACGCTGATGCTGGCGGTAAAGCGATGATTGAAACCATCGAATCGTGGGCCGCGACAATGGATGGTTCAGACCGAACTAGGACATTCAAGAGTCTCCCAAGAAAAGACTATCTTGGTCTGATGGATGCTGCAGACGTTATGATCGGAAATTCGAGTAGTGGCGTTGTTGAAGCACCTTCATTTAATCTACCTGTTGTTGATGTAGGGCCGCGTCAGACTGGCCGCATACGAGCAACCAATACTATAGCCGTCGACTACGATACAACGGAGATCGAAAACGCTATTTACACTTGCCTGACGGATGAACAATTCCGTCGTGAAGTAGTAGAGTGTTCGAATCCGTACTACTACGGCGGTGCCGGCAAAAAAATTGTATCACACCTATCAGAGACGACGATCAACGACAAACTACTCAAAAAACAAATGACGTACTGA
- a CDS encoding acylneuraminate cytidylyltransferase family protein: protein MTDRVLGVIPSRGGSKRVPKKNIREVSDKPLIAHTIDQASDASTLDRTIVSTEDDEIAKIATDYGGDVPFRRPDELASDTAESEDVVIHALDWLASQGEQYDYVCLLQVTTPFRLADDIDTAVTKLRKAEMTSLVSVTTYDTPPAWALTMDDQDGRLEKSFDHWTPARSQEAPTLYHPNGAIFVTEVSSLRDERTFYTKDTMGYEMPSSRSLDIDEPIDLEIARALIEWRTNR from the coding sequence ATGACGGACAGAGTGCTCGGAGTGATCCCTTCACGGGGTGGCTCCAAACGGGTTCCAAAAAAAAACATCCGTGAGGTCAGTGATAAACCACTCATAGCTCATACGATTGACCAAGCTTCCGACGCTTCGACTTTGGATCGAACGATAGTGTCGACTGAAGATGACGAAATTGCTAAAATCGCGACCGACTATGGCGGTGATGTGCCGTTTCGGCGCCCGGATGAACTAGCGTCAGATACCGCGGAGAGTGAGGATGTCGTGATCCACGCTCTTGATTGGTTGGCTTCGCAGGGTGAACAGTATGATTATGTCTGTCTCTTACAGGTGACGACACCGTTTCGGTTGGCCGATGACATCGACACAGCCGTCACGAAATTGCGCAAAGCAGAGATGACGTCGCTTGTTAGCGTGACTACTTACGACACACCGCCAGCTTGGGCTCTCACAATGGACGATCAAGATGGACGTCTTGAAAAATCGTTTGATCATTGGACACCCGCCCGATCACAGGAAGCTCCGACGCTCTATCATCCGAACGGTGCTATTTTCGTCACTGAGGTGTCTTCGCTCAGAGACGAGCGAACATTTTATACAAAGGATACGATGGGATACGAGATGCCTTCAAGCCGCTCATTAGATATTGACGAACCAATAGACCTTGAGATTGCAAGAGCGCTCATAGAATGGAGAACTAATAGATGA
- a CDS encoding transposase, whose translation MATETLALFEHLEFDFLEEFDVFAPARRGRTRDHHPPALFRAFLHCYYKNVYGIRPVTRELQNTVVWLSCGFDRPPSRDAVDRFLTDLEHVVDEVFDRLVEQAACRGLLDLTYSIDSTDVRTMPADQDASKGYDPTAEEYYHGYGCTIVSTGQKIPIAAEFTESKQAPEETAMRVTCDALAVEKPIWMLGDSAYDTLGWHDHLLAAGVVPVAPYNARNTDDPKDIEYRVEARIDEHSEDVQLKQSTLDETYNRRSGVERTNDAVKDCGLGHVRARGRVHARAQVFLALCLRLVIAITNDERGDNPGSTVITL comes from the coding sequence ATGGCGACCGAGACGCTCGCGTTGTTCGAGCATCTTGAGTTCGACTTTCTCGAAGAATTCGATGTGTTCGCCCCCGCTCGCCGGGGGCGAACACGAGATCATCACCCACCAGCACTCTTCCGAGCGTTCCTGCACTGCTACTACAAGAACGTCTACGGCATCCGTCCAGTCACGCGAGAACTCCAGAACACGGTCGTCTGGCTCAGCTGTGGCTTCGATCGACCGCCGTCGAGAGACGCGGTCGATCGCTTCCTCACCGACCTCGAACACGTCGTCGACGAGGTCTTCGACCGCCTCGTCGAGCAGGCCGCCTGCCGCGGCCTGCTCGACTTGACCTACTCCATCGATTCCACCGACGTGAGGACGATGCCCGCCGACCAAGACGCGTCGAAAGGCTACGATCCAACCGCCGAAGAGTACTACCACGGCTACGGCTGTACGATCGTCTCGACCGGGCAAAAGATCCCGATTGCCGCGGAGTTCACCGAGAGCAAGCAAGCGCCAGAGGAGACGGCGATGCGCGTCACGTGTGACGCGCTCGCCGTCGAGAAACCGATCTGGATGCTTGGAGACAGCGCCTACGACACGCTCGGCTGGCACGACCACCTGCTGGCCGCAGGGGTCGTGCCAGTCGCTCCGTACAACGCACGAAACACCGACGATCCGAAAGACATCGAGTACAGGGTCGAAGCCCGCATCGACGAACACAGCGAGGACGTTCAGCTGAAGCAATCGACGCTAGACGAGACGTACAACCGCCGGAGTGGAGTCGAACGAACCAACGACGCCGTCAAGGACTGCGGCCTCGGGCACGTTCGCGCCCGAGGCCGCGTCCACGCACGAGCACAAGTGTTCCTCGCGCTGTGCCTTCGTCTCGTTATTGCGATCACCAACGACGAACGCGGAGACAATCCAGGAAGCACCGTCATCACGCTATGA
- a CDS encoding SDR family NAD(P)-dependent oxidoreductase, producing the protein MRSALVTGAAGFIGSHIVDTLLERGWTVTGLDDLSTGRRSNLAAADEDLFELIEGDLRDKAALETAIEGIDVIFHHAAAISVPESVEHPARTTDVNCTGTAKLLEVARREGVDRVILASSAAVYGSDVEIPVSEETPTAPESPYALSKRYTEQLALQQAEQYELERVS; encoded by the coding sequence ATGCGCTCAGCGCTTGTCACTGGTGCAGCCGGATTTATTGGCTCTCATATAGTCGACACACTGCTTGAACGAGGGTGGACAGTCACGGGATTAGACGATCTCTCGACAGGAAGGCGGTCGAATCTGGCGGCCGCAGACGAGGACCTCTTTGAGCTGATTGAAGGAGATCTACGAGACAAAGCGGCGCTCGAAACGGCTATTGAGGGTATCGATGTAATCTTTCATCACGCGGCAGCGATCTCGGTTCCGGAGAGTGTCGAACACCCAGCACGGACGACCGACGTGAACTGTACGGGGACGGCGAAACTGCTTGAAGTTGCCCGTAGAGAGGGTGTCGACCGTGTGATCCTCGCCTCGTCGGCTGCCGTCTACGGCTCCGATGTTGAGATTCCAGTGTCCGAAGAGACACCGACCGCACCCGAGTCACCGTATGCGCTCTCGAAACGATACACCGAACAGCTCGCCTTGCAGCAGGCCGAACAGTACGAGTTAGAGAGGGTGTCATAG
- a CDS encoding RNA-guided endonuclease TnpB family protein: MVTVTVTAKFHNPSLSRRKEWQRATRLYRDTKQFCINGWENGNFDKSVTTASIDNDLYSAIQNQAIREAKSDHSKDGAVRYQESQPFAINNQNWELDTTESGTVVVGFPCVSQWWYTPIEVYDDIDDHVDRLVEGNAKKTRLQVYRRGDDWYCTFNIEYDTDTSGETPIGVDIGERHILAATAYDEDESMLVSGGEAKYVRRKYRSLRDSLSEAGALRARNRVGDKEQRRINDLNHKLSRRLITFAEQFENPVIRMEDLEGIRENSSWSGVHSWHFHQLQQFITYKAERVGIRVEKVDAYHTSQQCSACGSMGTRDGDQFSCAECGRGRHADLNASENIAQREGEPCTA, encoded by the coding sequence ATGGTCACGGTGACTGTCACCGCGAAGTTCCACAATCCATCCCTCTCACGGCGGAAGGAGTGGCAACGCGCCACACGTCTCTACCGTGACACCAAACAATTCTGCATCAACGGATGGGAGAACGGCAACTTCGACAAATCCGTGACCACAGCCAGCATCGATAACGACCTCTACTCGGCCATCCAGAATCAAGCCATTCGAGAGGCGAAATCCGACCACAGCAAGGACGGAGCGGTTCGATATCAAGAGAGCCAGCCGTTCGCTATCAACAACCAGAACTGGGAACTCGACACAACCGAGAGCGGTACGGTCGTCGTTGGCTTCCCGTGCGTCTCTCAATGGTGGTACACGCCGATAGAGGTGTACGACGACATTGACGACCACGTAGACCGACTGGTCGAAGGAAACGCTAAGAAGACCCGACTACAGGTCTACCGGCGTGGCGACGACTGGTACTGTACGTTCAACATCGAGTACGACACCGACACGTCGGGTGAGACACCCATCGGTGTCGATATTGGTGAACGCCACATTCTCGCCGCGACGGCCTACGACGAAGACGAGTCAATGCTGGTGTCTGGTGGTGAGGCGAAGTACGTTCGACGCAAATATCGTTCCCTACGCGATTCGCTATCGGAAGCGGGTGCGCTTCGCGCACGTAACCGTGTGGGTGACAAAGAACAGCGTCGAATTAACGACCTAAATCATAAACTCTCCCGTCGTCTCATCACGTTCGCGGAACAGTTCGAGAATCCCGTCATTCGGATGGAGGACCTCGAAGGTATCCGCGAGAACAGTTCGTGGTCGGGTGTCCATTCGTGGCATTTCCACCAACTCCAACAGTTCATCACCTACAAAGCCGAACGCGTTGGTATTCGTGTCGAGAAAGTTGACGCTTATCATACCAGCCAGCAATGTTCGGCGTGCGGTTCAATGGGAACCCGTGATGGCGACCAATTTTCGTGTGCGGAGTGCGGTCGTGGACGCCACGCCGACTTGAACGCTTCGGAGAATATTGCACAACGGGAGGGTGAACCATGCACGGCCTAA
- a CDS encoding glycosyltransferase has translation MDENSDIAFFLPSAYGGGAERVITTVASELSSRGYSVDLLLGETDGSDADLPSEITVLGFDHSRLSVALPSLINYLQTQHPSVIVSTIYLSNILVMMSHFLTRSNSRLVLRVANTPSIHLSSNSARHVIGRNLLPFVYSRADRILAISNGVKADLVDEFSVSSEKITTIYNPIELSMVDERANEPLTHRWLSNSYQTIVGLGRLTPQKDFSTLLQSFAAVHAGTPSARLLILGDGELRESLQALAASLGISDVVEFTGYVDNPYKYLSRADLFVLSSKWEGFGLCIIEALACGCPVVSTDCPNGPREILVDGEYGRLVPVGDVERLSAMIETELTKEHDETKLRSRAEMFRVDRIVDEYESLLFDSDRITAQHTDS, from the coding sequence ATGGATGAAAACAGTGACATTGCCTTTTTTTTACCTTCTGCATACGGCGGCGGTGCGGAACGCGTTATCACGACTGTCGCATCCGAGCTGAGTAGTCGGGGCTACAGCGTCGACCTTCTGTTGGGCGAAACTGACGGCTCGGATGCGGATCTCCCCTCAGAGATCACAGTTCTTGGATTCGATCACTCGCGCTTGTCAGTAGCTCTCCCCTCGCTTATCAACTATCTTCAGACACAGCACCCCTCGGTGATAGTTTCGACGATCTACCTCTCAAATATTCTCGTGATGATGAGTCATTTCCTCACCCGATCAAACAGTCGACTCGTATTGAGAGTCGCAAACACACCATCGATCCATCTCTCGTCAAACTCAGCACGCCACGTTATCGGACGGAATCTGCTTCCGTTCGTCTACAGTCGAGCAGATCGGATTCTCGCTATCTCAAACGGGGTCAAAGCCGATCTTGTCGACGAATTCTCTGTCTCGTCGGAAAAAATTACAACTATATATAACCCAATTGAATTATCAATGGTCGACGAACGAGCGAACGAACCACTCACACATCGGTGGTTATCTAATTCCTACCAGACAATCGTCGGATTGGGACGGTTGACGCCACAGAAAGATTTCTCGACTCTGTTACAGTCGTTTGCAGCAGTCCACGCTGGTACTCCTAGTGCACGTCTCCTCATCTTGGGTGATGGTGAGCTTAGAGAGTCACTCCAAGCCCTCGCAGCATCACTCGGGATCAGTGATGTTGTTGAGTTTACTGGGTACGTCGATAATCCGTACAAATATCTCTCACGCGCCGATCTGTTCGTCTTATCATCAAAATGGGAGGGGTTCGGTCTCTGTATCATCGAGGCGCTTGCTTGTGGCTGCCCCGTGGTTTCGACGGACTGTCCGAACGGACCACGTGAAATCCTCGTTGATGGAGAGTACGGCCGGTTAGTTCCTGTTGGTGATGTTGAGAGGTTGTCGGCCATGATTGAAACAGAGCTTACCAAAGAACATGACGAAACAAAGCTACGTAGTCGCGCCGAGATGTTCCGTGTTGATCGCATTGTCGACGAATACGAGTCGTTACTTTTCGATTCCGATCGGATCACGGCTCAGCACACCGATTCATAA
- a CDS encoding glycosyltransferase, with protein MHILYLLNEFPKLSESFVINEIHGLEQRGHEISIIALKKTGEIIKHDELAELDATVRFLPSPGVQSAIQAVSRPLKLAEGYNQLQLLSMKKAIGTRYIAGHLNREIRSLPNVPDHIHTHFFDWPKFSLSYIGFDIPMTITAHAFGLFQEGTNTQRRALADRVDRIVTISEYNRTYLRETVGIGTPIDVVRMGIRSEKFNPIGTTVDGRFLTVARFVEKKGIRYAIDAITAVADQYPEIEYHIIGSGPLEADFREQIVSNGLTEQVQLLGRVSDERLIQELNEASAFLLPCVIAADGDRDGIPVALMEAMAMKTVPISTTASGIPELIQHNKNGLLVEPKDSEQLSATIMTLLSNPQRHRELAAEARKRVCEMYNVTQQVDGMINVMNRCAEP; from the coding sequence ATGCACATTCTATATTTACTAAACGAATTTCCAAAGCTGTCTGAAAGCTTTGTTATCAATGAGATTCATGGATTGGAACAACGAGGACACGAAATCTCAATTATTGCGTTGAAAAAAACGGGAGAGATCATTAAACATGACGAACTTGCTGAGCTAGATGCGACAGTACGATTTCTACCATCACCGGGAGTTCAGTCGGCTATTCAAGCAGTTAGTCGACCACTGAAGCTTGCGGAGGGGTACAATCAGTTACAATTACTCTCGATGAAAAAAGCAATTGGAACAAGATACATTGCGGGACACTTAAATCGAGAGATAAGATCGCTGCCAAATGTTCCAGATCATATACATACTCATTTCTTCGATTGGCCGAAGTTTTCACTCAGTTATATCGGTTTTGACATACCAATGACGATCACTGCCCATGCGTTCGGACTATTTCAAGAGGGAACAAATACCCAACGCCGCGCGCTTGCAGACCGTGTCGATCGGATCGTAACGATATCCGAGTACAATCGTACCTACCTCAGAGAGACAGTCGGTATCGGAACACCTATTGACGTCGTTCGGATGGGAATACGATCCGAAAAATTCAATCCGATAGGGACCACTGTCGACGGTCGCTTCCTTACTGTTGCACGATTCGTGGAAAAGAAAGGAATCCGATATGCCATAGATGCTATCACAGCAGTTGCTGACCAGTATCCCGAGATCGAATATCATATCATCGGCAGCGGGCCATTGGAAGCAGACTTCCGTGAACAGATCGTTTCCAATGGGCTTACAGAGCAGGTTCAGCTACTCGGTCGAGTGAGTGATGAACGACTCATTCAGGAATTAAATGAAGCATCGGCATTTCTCCTCCCCTGTGTCATCGCAGCCGATGGTGACAGGGATGGCATTCCTGTCGCGCTTATGGAAGCAATGGCAATGAAAACAGTCCCAATATCGACAACTGCCTCTGGGATCCCAGAGCTCATTCAGCACAACAAGAATGGCTTGTTAGTGGAGCCGAAAGACAGTGAACAGCTTTCGGCAACCATCATGACACTCCTGAGCAACCCACAACGACACAGAGAATTAGCTGCCGAAGCACGCAAACGTGTCTGTGAAATGTATAATGTTACACAGCAGGTCGACGGAATGATCAACGTTATGAATCGGTGTGCTGAGCCGTGA
- the aglG gene encoding glucosyl-dolichyl phosphate glucuronosyltransferase, translated as MDVSVVICTYSMERYDVFSECVESVLAQSYEPLEIVIVVDGNPEVFDRVQEDFGHHENLVIHNNDENRGISYSRTKGARLASGEIVAMIDDDAVAEPDWVSELVSVYESSDAVAVGGHVAPNWVSGKPDFFPEEFYWLVGCDERGFGEHMEEVRNTYGSNISYKRDVFLEVGGYDENTGRKGDRHIQAHEAPVCVRIRKLTGNGVIYTTDAIVHHTLFDYRGEFRWLASRSFWQGYSKRIMDQILPETSSDKNEYLKRLMMEFVPLRISRLVRQPSTAQLKQLIAIFVFTAAVGFGYLYGLTKRQFSINDGSELSTA; from the coding sequence ATGGACGTTTCCGTCGTTATTTGTACCTATTCGATGGAGCGCTACGATGTGTTTTCGGAGTGCGTCGAGAGCGTGTTAGCTCAGAGTTACGAGCCACTTGAGATTGTTATTGTCGTCGACGGTAATCCGGAGGTGTTTGACCGTGTGCAAGAAGATTTCGGTCATCATGAGAATCTCGTCATACATAATAACGACGAGAACCGTGGAATCTCCTACTCACGAACGAAAGGGGCGAGACTCGCATCTGGGGAGATCGTTGCGATGATTGATGATGATGCGGTTGCCGAGCCGGATTGGGTTTCGGAGCTGGTGTCAGTCTATGAGTCGAGTGATGCAGTTGCCGTCGGTGGACATGTGGCACCGAACTGGGTTTCTGGCAAACCGGACTTCTTTCCCGAAGAGTTCTACTGGCTTGTCGGCTGTGACGAACGAGGATTTGGTGAACATATGGAGGAAGTGCGGAACACGTATGGATCAAACATTTCATATAAACGAGACGTATTTCTAGAAGTTGGCGGCTACGACGAAAACACCGGGCGAAAAGGTGATCGACATATTCAAGCTCACGAAGCTCCGGTCTGTGTTCGGATTCGGAAATTAACCGGCAACGGTGTTATCTATACGACAGACGCAATTGTTCATCATACGCTCTTTGATTATCGGGGAGAATTTCGCTGGTTGGCTTCCCGGTCGTTCTGGCAGGGTTATTCGAAACGGATCATGGATCAAATCCTTCCAGAAACAAGTAGTGACAAAAACGAGTATCTGAAGCGGTTGATGATGGAGTTCGTGCCATTACGAATCAGTAGGTTGGTTCGACAGCCCTCGACCGCACAATTGAAGCAGCTGATCGCAATATTTGTGTTTACCGCTGCAGTTGGATTTGGGTATCTATACGGCTTGACTAAGAGACAGTTCTCGATTAATGATGGATCTGAGTTGTCGACGGCATAA